In one window of Fulvia fulva chromosome 5, complete sequence DNA:
- a CDS encoding cAMP-dependent protein kinase catalytic subunit alpha, which translates to MAPAVVSSIASRFHRMSHSQDSDSHSSSRDSRQSNAQREEEKTRLASWEAEKHPLEPDEIVKDPQTKPVGHSSKVLRKEDFDLVKTLGTGTFARVWLVKLANRKERDINKVFALKILRKPDVIRLKQVEHVRNERNVLAAVAGHPFITTMVASFQDDTTLYMLLDYCPGGEVFSYLRRARRFNEPTSQFYAAEIVLILEFLHEREGVAYRDLKPENILIDAEGHLKLVDFGFAKKIENSAYPTTADGRKRQKADNTTGETYTLCGTPEYLAPEVIRNTGHGTAVDWWAFGILIYEFLVGQPPFWDQNPMKIYEQIVEGKVRYPSAMSKDARDIIGGLCTVDVSKRLGNMKGGADAVKQHPWFQSINWDDLYHRRTKGPIVPHLRGADDTRNFDEYDAEPKEGDEYTKEMRDKYDRAFADF; encoded by the exons ATGGCACCGGCCGTCGTCTCCAGCATTGCCTCGCGCTTTCACCGAATGAGCCACTCGCAGGACAGCGACTCCCACAGCAGCAGCAGAGACAGCCGACAGAGCAACGCACAGCGCGAAGAGGAGAAGACGAGATTAGCATCGTGGGAGGCGGAAAAGCACCCACTCGAGCCAGATGAGATTGTCAAAGATCCGCAGACGAAGCCCGTCGGCCATTCGAGCAAAGTCCTGCGCAAAGAAGACTTTGACCTGGTCAAGACACTGGGCACGGGCACTTTCGCGCGCGTATGGTTGGTGAAGCTCGCCAATCGTAAAGAGCGCGACATCAACAAAGTCTTTGCGCTCAAGATCCTCCGCAAGCCCGACGTGATCCGCCTGAAGCAGGTCGAGCATGTGCGCAACGAGCGCAACGTCCTCGCAGCAGTGGCGGGACATCCCTTCATAACGACCATGGTCGCGAGCTTCCAGGACGACACCACACTTTACATGCTTCTCGACTACTGCCCCGGTGgcgaagtcttctcttatctACGGCGAGCCCGACGATTCAACGAGCCCACCTCACAATTCTACGCCGCCGAGATTGTACTAATCCTCGAATTCCTACACGAGCGGGAAGGCGTGGCATACCGGGACCTCAAACCCGAGAACATTCTGATTGATGCAGAGGGCCACTTGAAGCTCGTGGACTTTGGCTTCGCGAAAAAGATTGAAAATAGTGCGTACCCAACAACGGCTGACGGGCGCAAGCGCCAGAAAGCTGACAACACGACAGGGGAGACATACACTCTCTGCGGCACACCGGAGTATCTGGCGCCCGAGGTGATCCGAAACACCGGCCATGGCACGGCTGTGGACTGGTGGGCGTTCGGTATACTGATATACGAGTTCCTTGTGGGACAGCCGCCCTTCTGGGATCAAAATCCCATGAAGATCTATGAGCAGATTGTCGAGGGCAAGGTGCGGTACCCCAGTGCCATGTCGAAAGATGCACGAGACATTATTGGTGGTCTGTGTACTGTCGATGTGAGCAAGAGACTGGGTAACATGAAAGGCGGTGCAGACGCCGTCAAGCAACATCCGTGGTTCCAGAGCATCAACTGGGACGACTTATACCACCGCAGGACGAAGGGCCCTATAGTGCCGCATCTGAGAGGCGCAGACGACACACGGAACTTTGACGAGTATGACGCCGAGCCGAAAGAGGGGGATGAATATACGAAG GAAATGCGCGACAAATACGACCGCGCCTTCGCCGACTTCTAG
- a CDS encoding Acyl-CoA ligase SID4 — MLLALGSRRAVQTQWPRLTNSCTSRSLRDGVVKRTLLTEAHDRGPSEPPLFEQTVPEHFAGIVSKYGDRPAVITRHPRASLTYSQLDEKSNALARGLQGIGVKKGDRVSVSLGNNLEFAIATYAIFKLGAILNPLNPSFNATQVVSALNHLDSSHLIIGAETHLVRKDPRDNTEVLKFIAPGIVGGKGSLGLDLESERCGSLRGVVVVDNSRGTLWMEEGGLGEGGMVDMYGERMEG; from the exons ATGTTGCTGGCTTTGGGTAGCCGGAGGGCGGTGCAGACGCAATGGCCGAGGTTGACGAATAGCTGTACTTCGCGGAGCTTGAGAGATGGAGTGGTTAAGAGGACGCTGTTGACGGAGGCTCATGATCGGGGGCCGAGTGAG CCACCGCTCTTCGAACAAACGGTGCCTGAGCACTTTGCCGGCATCGTGTCGAAATATGGAGATCGTCCTGC CGTCATAACCCGCCACCCACGCGCCTCCCTCACCTACTCCCAACTCGACGAAAAGAGCAATGCATTAGCACGAGGATTACAAGGCATTGGAGTAAAGAAAGGTGACCGCGTCTCCGTCTCCCTCGGCAACAACCTCGAATTCGCCATTGCAACCTACGCCATCTTCAAGCTCGGCGCCATCCTCAACCCCCTCAACCCGTCCTTCAATGCAACGCAAGTCGTCAGCGCGCTGAATCACCTCGACTCCAGCCATTTGATTATTGGCGCGGAGACGCATTTGGTTAGGAAGGATCCGAGGGATAATACGGAGGTGTTGAAGTTTATTGCGCCGGGGATTGTGGGGGGGAAGGGCTCGCTCGGCTTGGACTTGGAGAGTGAGAGGTGTGGGAGTTTGAGGGGGGTGGTTGTCGTGGATAATTCGAGGGGTACGTTATGGATGGAAGAGGGGGGATTGGGGGAAGGAGGGATGGTGGATATGTATGGTGAGAGGATGGAGGGCTGA